Proteins from a single region of Armatimonadia bacterium:
- a CDS encoding S1 RNA-binding domain-containing protein, whose translation MGFDAGQDDEKTQKPEDTSAELSVGDVDDEQEDRGEDDIMANWAETADVTQLDVKEGEIREGIVVSVDDRGIIVDVGAKMEGFVPRSEFASAEELPKIDDKIEVAIVRIDNEHDRMRLSKKRADYERVWNELEELAKVHGTVQAMVVDRVKGGLRVDVGVPGFVPASHVGTRNLRNLERFVGRSLRLKVLEADRASKKAVLSHRELVEEERERRKAETLEHLEVGTVCEGKVRNITNYGAFVDLGGVDGLLHVSEMSWTRISHPSEAVKVGDSVRVIVLEVEEGGERISLSMRQIMPDPWKEAASKLRPGSTVKARITRVVRTGAFAQLLEAGIEGFIPIRELSEKRIADPADVIQKDQEVDVKIMEIRKEARRMSLSLVAAEQDREKAEYREFMQKQESAGTTLGDRFGALLSSVQTAEESEAPEDKDQDAAGPSEEQ comes from the coding sequence ATGGGTTTTGATGCTGGCCAAGATGACGAGAAGACCCAGAAACCCGAAGACACCTCGGCGGAGCTCTCCGTCGGTGACGTTGACGACGAGCAGGAAGACCGTGGCGAAGACGACATCATGGCCAACTGGGCTGAGACCGCCGACGTCACCCAACTGGATGTCAAGGAGGGCGAGATCCGCGAGGGCATCGTCGTCTCCGTGGACGACAGGGGCATCATCGTCGACGTGGGCGCCAAGATGGAAGGCTTCGTACCCAGGTCGGAGTTCGCCTCGGCCGAGGAACTGCCCAAGATCGACGACAAGATCGAAGTCGCCATCGTCCGCATCGACAACGAGCACGACCGAATGCGCCTGTCCAAGAAGCGCGCGGACTATGAGCGTGTGTGGAACGAGCTGGAGGAGCTGGCCAAGGTGCACGGCACCGTTCAGGCCATGGTAGTGGATCGCGTGAAGGGTGGCCTGCGGGTCGATGTGGGCGTGCCGGGCTTCGTCCCCGCGTCGCACGTTGGGACCCGGAACCTGCGCAACCTGGAGCGCTTCGTCGGTCGCAGCCTGCGGCTGAAGGTGCTCGAGGCCGACCGGGCAAGCAAGAAGGCTGTCCTTTCGCACCGCGAGTTGGTGGAGGAGGAGCGCGAGCGGCGGAAGGCCGAGACCCTGGAGCACCTCGAGGTCGGCACCGTTTGCGAGGGCAAGGTGCGCAACATCACCAACTACGGCGCCTTTGTGGACCTCGGCGGCGTTGACGGCCTGCTGCACGTCAGCGAGATGTCCTGGACCCGGATCAGCCACCCGTCGGAGGCTGTGAAGGTCGGCGACAGCGTGCGCGTCATCGTCCTGGAGGTCGAGGAAGGTGGGGAGCGGATCTCCCTGAGCATGCGGCAGATCATGCCCGATCCGTGGAAGGAAGCTGCCTCCAAGCTGCGGCCGGGGAGCACCGTCAAGGCCCGGATCACCCGTGTGGTCCGCACCGGCGCCTTCGCGCAGTTGCTTGAGGCCGGCATTGAGGGCTTCATCCCCATCCGCGAACTCAGCGAGAAGCGGATTGCCGATCCCGCCGACGTCATCCAGAAGGACCAGGAAGTCGACGTCAAGATCATGGAGATCCGCAAGGAAGCCCGGCGCATGTCGCTGAGCCTCGTCGCGGCCGAGCAGGATCGGGAGAAGGCGGAGTACCGGGAGTTCATGCAGAAGCAGGAGAGCGCCGGGACGACGCTGGGCGACCGCTTCGGAGCGCTGCTTTCCTCGGTGCAGACTGCCGAGGAGTCCGAGGCGCCCGAAGACAAGGACCAGGATGCGGCCGGTCCGAGCGAGGAGCAGTAG
- the polA gene encoding DNA polymerase I: MPPAGALRNIQVASRTVLIDGNSLIHRAYHALPPLSTATGQPTNAAYGFVQMILLLLENEQPGVAILCMDAPGPTFRHEQFPEYKAHRPEMDPELGSQFPLIHELSEAMGLAITDLPGWEADDIIGALSHRAAERGDEVLIVSGDRDEVQLVRPGVELLAPIKGMSQTKTYDDAAVHEEYGVSPAQIIDLKGLAGDSSDNIPGIPKVGPKTARDLLQQFGTVEEMYSRLEEVGSEKLRERLREHEEVARLSKTLATIATDAPVDGDLLDRTWPGLDTKRLCRLLAELGFLSLVERLPAEEAPDAGFATVHGDEAVAELCGKLRQAPLVGIALALEGEHPVALALAASEAQVAVVPLQEAEITGGLFAEAEERALPQCLGELLADPTVRKAGADLKGTARALEGVGVPVRGFGFDTDLAAYLIAPHRGDRGLKALLAQHFGETLPSGVEGLGSGSGTPASWTQAAVAARAVLRLRQPLERELEEIGERDLFEHVELPLAEVLRDMELAGIAVDVERLDETGDKLSGLMLATSQRIYQLAGEEFNLDSPKQIAGILFEKLHLPKGRKTKTGWSTNADVLEELAPDHEIVALILQYREFTKLKSTYVDSLVRLVSPEDGRVRTTFEQTVAATGRLSSRNPNLQNIPVRTDWGREIRSCFVAAGDDHVLVSADYSQIELRILAHMSGDESLLSSFAAGEDVHRRTASRIFDVPVEQVTPEMRRVAKTVNYAVIYGMGATALAKQLGIKRPEAQRFIDHYFEHLPRVKDYMTGVVERGRQDGYVTTLCGRRRPLPELRSSDARGRAYAERAAANAPLQGTAADIIKIAMVRLAERLPQVAPHSRMLLQVHDELVFELPRQEVEPAVALMREVMSGAVDLEVPLDVDVKVGQNWRDMTEV; encoded by the coding sequence ATGCCACCTGCCGGCGCGCTCAGGAACATCCAAGTGGCCTCGCGAACGGTTCTTATCGACGGAAACAGCCTGATCCACCGCGCTTATCACGCCCTTCCCCCGTTATCCACTGCAACCGGGCAGCCAACAAACGCGGCGTACGGCTTTGTACAGATGATCCTGCTGCTGCTGGAAAACGAGCAGCCAGGGGTCGCGATTCTGTGCATGGACGCGCCCGGGCCCACCTTCCGACACGAGCAGTTTCCCGAGTACAAGGCACACCGTCCGGAGATGGATCCGGAGCTCGGCTCGCAGTTCCCCCTTATCCATGAGCTATCCGAAGCCATGGGTCTCGCGATCACCGACCTTCCCGGCTGGGAGGCCGACGACATCATCGGCGCCCTCAGCCACCGCGCTGCGGAACGTGGCGATGAGGTGCTCATCGTCAGCGGCGACCGGGATGAAGTGCAGTTGGTCCGACCCGGGGTGGAGCTCCTCGCACCGATCAAGGGCATGAGCCAGACGAAGACCTACGATGATGCGGCGGTGCACGAGGAGTACGGCGTGAGTCCGGCGCAGATCATCGACCTCAAGGGCCTGGCCGGGGACTCCAGCGACAACATCCCCGGCATACCGAAGGTCGGCCCCAAGACGGCTCGCGACCTGCTCCAGCAGTTCGGCACCGTGGAAGAGATGTACTCCCGGCTTGAAGAGGTCGGCAGCGAGAAGCTGCGCGAGCGTCTCCGGGAGCATGAGGAAGTCGCTCGCCTGAGCAAGACGCTTGCGACGATCGCCACGGATGCACCTGTCGACGGCGACCTACTCGACCGCACCTGGCCGGGCCTGGACACGAAGCGTCTGTGCAGGCTGCTGGCGGAGCTCGGGTTCCTGTCTCTGGTGGAGCGTCTCCCGGCGGAGGAGGCTCCAGACGCCGGCTTTGCGACGGTGCACGGCGATGAGGCTGTCGCAGAGCTGTGTGGGAAGCTCCGGCAGGCGCCCTTGGTCGGGATAGCCCTTGCCCTGGAGGGTGAGCATCCAGTAGCGCTTGCCCTCGCTGCGAGTGAGGCTCAGGTCGCGGTCGTTCCGCTGCAGGAGGCGGAGATCACCGGTGGCCTGTTCGCTGAGGCCGAGGAACGAGCGCTCCCGCAGTGCCTCGGTGAGCTGCTGGCCGACCCGACGGTGCGCAAAGCCGGCGCAGACCTCAAGGGTACCGCCCGGGCGCTGGAGGGCGTCGGCGTACCCGTGCGGGGCTTTGGCTTCGATACCGATCTTGCCGCCTATCTGATTGCGCCACACCGTGGCGACCGCGGGCTGAAGGCGCTGCTGGCACAACACTTCGGAGAGACGCTGCCCTCTGGCGTCGAAGGGCTCGGAAGCGGCAGCGGGACTCCGGCTTCGTGGACCCAGGCAGCAGTAGCGGCACGAGCGGTCCTGCGACTGCGGCAGCCCCTGGAGCGCGAACTGGAGGAGATCGGCGAGCGCGACCTGTTCGAGCACGTTGAGCTGCCCCTCGCCGAGGTTCTGCGCGACATGGAGCTGGCCGGGATCGCCGTCGACGTGGAGCGCCTCGACGAGACCGGTGACAAGCTGTCCGGACTCATGCTCGCCACCTCGCAGCGCATCTACCAACTCGCCGGTGAGGAGTTCAACCTCGACTCGCCCAAGCAGATTGCGGGCATCCTGTTCGAGAAGCTGCACCTGCCCAAGGGCCGCAAGACGAAGACGGGCTGGTCGACCAACGCGGACGTGCTCGAAGAGCTGGCGCCGGACCACGAGATCGTCGCGCTGATCCTGCAGTACCGCGAGTTCACGAAGCTGAAGTCGACCTACGTCGACTCGCTCGTGCGGCTGGTGTCGCCGGAGGATGGTCGCGTACGGACCACCTTCGAGCAGACGGTGGCCGCAACCGGGCGCCTCTCCAGCCGCAACCCGAATCTGCAGAACATCCCGGTCCGAACCGACTGGGGTCGCGAGATCCGTTCGTGCTTCGTAGCCGCCGGCGACGACCATGTGCTCGTGTCCGCAGACTACTCGCAGATTGAGCTGCGGATTCTGGCTCACATGTCAGGCGACGAGAGCCTGCTGTCGTCCTTTGCAGCGGGTGAGGATGTCCACCGCCGAACCGCCTCGCGGATCTTCGACGTCCCGGTCGAGCAGGTGACCCCGGAGATGCGGCGTGTGGCGAAGACGGTGAACTACGCGGTCATCTACGGGATGGGGGCCACGGCGCTGGCCAAGCAGTTGGGGATCAAGCGCCCCGAGGCCCAGCGGTTCATCGACCACTACTTCGAGCACCTGCCACGGGTGAAGGACTACATGACGGGAGTGGTGGAGCGCGGTCGGCAGGACGGCTACGTCACGACCCTGTGCGGGCGTCGTCGACCACTGCCTGAGCTGCGGTCCAGCGATGCTCGGGGAAGGGCCTATGCTGAACGGGCTGCCGCGAACGCCCCGCTGCAGGGCACGGCGGCCGACATCATCAAGATTGCCATGGTGCGGCTTGCGGAGCGCCTTCCCCAGGTGGCGCCGCACAGCCGAATGCTGCTTCAGGTCCATGATGAGTTGGTGTTCGAGCTGCCCCGGCAGGAGGTTGAGCCGGCGGTGGCGCTGATGCGGGAGGTGATGTCGGGCGCCGTCGATCTGGAGGTCCCTCTAGACGTTGACGTGAAGGTGGGACAGAACTGGCGCGACATGACGGAGGTCTAG
- the sppA gene encoding signal peptide peptidase SppA, whose translation MIALIVCLGLVVVIGLVGAVVMVMVGPSSSDLATSMAAGDRIAVIAITGMIQEGEDGGSLFGAAPFSARQVNAQIRQAGKDRSVKAVLLRINSPGGSAAASQSIHEEVMKLRAKKKPVIVSMGDVAASGGYYIASAANTIMASPATMTGSIGVIMQSVNWSGLAAKYGVKDETVTSGPYKDTMSPFRSMRDDEREMVKAMITEVYDQFVNDVAKGRNMKVDQVKKLADGRVYTGSQALRVGLVDKLGNFQDAVEEAARQGKIKGEPVLKEMGRTKGLYGWLSELSSLRPARVLPGMPDPTIGTGLWLLAQENQAVVAK comes from the coding sequence GTGATCGCTCTGATCGTCTGCCTGGGGCTGGTGGTAGTGATCGGTCTGGTCGGCGCCGTCGTCATGGTGATGGTGGGGCCCAGCAGCTCGGACCTTGCGACTTCCATGGCCGCTGGTGACCGCATCGCGGTGATCGCCATCACCGGCATGATTCAGGAGGGCGAAGACGGCGGCAGCCTCTTCGGTGCAGCACCCTTCTCGGCCCGGCAGGTCAATGCGCAGATTCGGCAGGCCGGCAAGGACCGCTCGGTGAAAGCCGTGCTGCTGCGGATCAACAGCCCCGGCGGGAGTGCAGCGGCTTCGCAGAGCATCCATGAAGAGGTCATGAAGCTCAGAGCGAAGAAGAAGCCAGTCATCGTGTCGATGGGTGACGTCGCGGCCTCAGGAGGCTACTACATCGCCTCCGCGGCCAACACGATCATGGCGAGCCCGGCCACAATGACCGGGAGCATCGGCGTCATCATGCAGTCGGTGAACTGGTCCGGCCTGGCCGCCAAGTATGGCGTCAAGGACGAGACCGTGACCTCCGGTCCGTACAAAGACACTATGAGCCCCTTCCGGTCCATGCGCGACGACGAGCGCGAGATGGTCAAGGCGATGATCACCGAGGTCTACGACCAGTTCGTCAACGACGTCGCCAAGGGTCGGAACATGAAGGTAGACCAGGTCAAGAAGCTCGCCGACGGCCGTGTCTACACCGGCAGTCAGGCACTACGTGTGGGCCTGGTGGACAAGCTGGGCAACTTCCAGGATGCTGTCGAGGAGGCGGCCCGGCAGGGGAAGATCAAGGGCGAGCCGGTCCTGAAGGAAATGGGGCGGACCAAGGGTCTGTATGGCTGGCTAAGCGAGTTGTCGTCCCTGCGACCGGCGCGAGTGCTGCCCGGGATGCCTGACCCGACAATCGGCACCGGTCTGTGGCTCCTGGCGCAGGAGAACCAGGCGGTCGTGGCGAAGTAG
- a CDS encoding toll/interleukin-1 receptor domain-containing protein: MSEHRVPGQLRYLIPRLADGCASNGKVLEGLVLKHGRPGIEAFEESDELAGDSTEYTITFSVPQNVYDHIDLDNLEALEHSLRDELDRVVRVPGEYVRHVLVAVDSERGSDGPVPTPVREQNADLWGGTDYLRLFISHRAEDKALASRMKENCLDYGISCFVAHEDIEPTAEWQSEITRALLSMDALVALLTADFHSSSWTDQEIGAAVGRAVPVIPVSIGCDPYGFIGYIQAIRGSGRSPADLSQNLLNALLYRVEGTRGRMREALVARFEQAASFAHAKELMRLLTKLDALPPDLVGRLAEAPAKNSQVREAHYVPEQLAELVRRLRGQKPPTR, translated from the coding sequence ATGTCAGAGCACAGAGTCCCTGGGCAGCTGAGGTACCTGATACCAAGGCTAGCTGACGGGTGCGCGAGCAACGGCAAGGTACTTGAGGGCCTTGTTCTCAAGCATGGCAGACCAGGTATCGAGGCGTTTGAGGAGTCGGACGAACTGGCGGGGGACAGCACAGAGTACACGATCACGTTCTCTGTGCCCCAGAACGTATACGATCACATAGACCTAGATAACCTGGAGGCCCTTGAGCACAGCCTTCGTGATGAGCTGGACCGTGTGGTTCGCGTTCCCGGCGAGTACGTGAGGCATGTCCTCGTTGCTGTCGACAGCGAACGTGGATCGGATGGCCCAGTGCCCACTCCCGTCCGAGAGCAGAACGCTGACCTCTGGGGGGGCACTGACTACCTGCGGCTATTCATAAGCCACAGGGCCGAGGACAAAGCGCTTGCATCGAGGATGAAGGAGAACTGCCTGGACTACGGAATCTCGTGCTTCGTTGCTCACGAGGATATCGAGCCGACTGCCGAGTGGCAGTCCGAGATCACACGCGCACTACTCAGCATGGACGCCCTCGTGGCCCTTCTCACCGCCGACTTCCATAGCAGCAGTTGGACCGACCAGGAGATTGGGGCGGCCGTTGGACGCGCTGTGCCGGTGATCCCGGTTAGCATAGGCTGCGACCCCTATGGCTTCATCGGCTACATTCAGGCCATACGAGGATCTGGGCGCAGCCCCGCTGATCTCAGCCAGAACCTACTGAACGCTCTGCTCTACAGGGTCGAGGGCACAAGGGGCCGGATGCGAGAGGCACTGGTGGCCCGCTTCGAGCAGGCCGCGAGCTTCGCACACGCCAAGGAGCTGATGAGACTGCTGACCAAGCTGGACGCGCTGCCTCCTGATCTGGTCGGCAGGCTGGCGGAGGCCCCCGCCAAGAACTCCCAGGTCCGGGAGGCGCACTATGTGCCTGAACAGCTTGCCGAACTCGTGAGAAGGCTGCGCGGGCAAAAGCCGCCGACGAGGTAG
- a CDS encoding iron-containing alcohol dehydrogenase, which produces MWETKIPINEVREIRARTLAYLGVGAIDKIKDIAQELKGKGVNKVLVVTGRGSYKRTGVWDHVEPALKAAGLEYALYDQVTPNPTVHEVDAATEIGKKFGAQAVVAIGGGSPIDAGKSVAALLKYPDRNAGELYELQFAPEEAVPIVAINLTHGTGTEVDRFAVVTIPEKDYKPAIAYDCLYPLYAIDDPQFTVGLSPRQTRFVSIDAVNHVIEASTTKVASPYTALLAMETVRLVARYLPEALNHPDNLTARYYLMYASLIAGISFDNGLLHFTHALEHPLSAVKPDLSHGLGLAMLLPSVVKAIYPAVPEVLAYVLSPIVPDLKALPAEAERVAKGVEHWLFTLGVTSKLSDEGYAEDDLERLTELAMKTPSLDGLLAMAPIPADRKTVARIYKESLYPYNA; this is translated from the coding sequence ATGTGGGAGACCAAGATTCCGATCAACGAAGTGCGTGAGATCCGGGCGCGGACGCTCGCCTACCTCGGTGTGGGCGCGATCGACAAGATCAAGGACATCGCCCAGGAGCTGAAGGGCAAGGGCGTCAACAAGGTGCTCGTCGTGACCGGGCGCGGGTCGTACAAGCGGACCGGCGTATGGGACCACGTGGAGCCGGCCCTCAAGGCAGCGGGTCTGGAATACGCGCTCTATGACCAGGTCACGCCCAATCCGACCGTTCACGAGGTAGATGCAGCGACGGAGATTGGCAAGAAGTTCGGTGCCCAGGCTGTGGTCGCCATTGGTGGCGGAAGCCCCATCGACGCCGGCAAGAGCGTAGCGGCGCTGCTCAAGTACCCGGACCGCAACGCCGGCGAGCTGTACGAGCTGCAGTTCGCGCCGGAGGAAGCGGTCCCGATCGTGGCCATAAACCTCACCCACGGCACCGGCACCGAGGTGGACCGGTTCGCAGTAGTCACCATTCCGGAGAAGGACTACAAGCCGGCGATCGCCTACGATTGCCTGTATCCGCTCTATGCGATCGATGACCCGCAGTTCACCGTCGGCCTCTCACCGCGGCAGACGCGGTTTGTGTCCATCGACGCGGTCAACCACGTGATCGAGGCGAGCACGACCAAGGTGGCGAGCCCCTATACGGCTCTCCTGGCGATGGAGACGGTCCGACTGGTGGCCCGGTACCTGCCGGAGGCACTCAACCATCCAGACAACCTGACGGCCCGGTATTACCTGATGTACGCCTCACTGATCGCCGGGATCTCCTTCGACAATGGCCTGCTGCACTTCACCCACGCCCTGGAGCACCCGCTGAGCGCTGTGAAGCCTGACCTGTCTCACGGCCTGGGCCTGGCCATGTTGCTGCCGTCGGTCGTGAAAGCGATCTACCCGGCGGTGCCGGAGGTCCTGGCCTACGTGCTGTCGCCGATCGTACCGGACCTCAAGGCGCTTCCTGCGGAGGCTGAGCGTGTGGCGAAGGGAGTGGAGCACTGGCTGTTCACGCTGGGAGTGACAAGCAAACTGTCCGACGAGGGTTACGCGGAGGATGACCTGGAGCGGTTGACGGAGCTGGCGATGAAGACTCCGTCTCTGGACGGGCTGCTGGCGATGGCCCCGATCCCTGCGGACCGCAAGACGGTTGCGCGGATCTACAAGGAGTCGCTGTACCCGTACAACGCCTAG
- a CDS encoding acetyl-CoA carboxylase carboxyltransferase subunit alpha: MSADPARHDDQPVQVADLWEECPGCHQLLYTKELEKNAWVCGRCDYHFGLSVWQRLELTADEGSFREWDVDLPIHDPLHFPEYAAKLEAARKKTGMSEAIITGRAEIKGIPVGLGIMDLKFIGGSMGWGVGEKVARLMERAVDERLPVIIFSASGGARMQESLVSLMQMAKTAGACGKLAEAGLPYISVLTHPTYGGVTASYAFLGDIVLAEPQAAMGFGGPRVIEVTNIKMAPGVQTAEFQYEHGMLDLLVPRPQFKDTLARILQWAVGADKSQEGYVETGPAQLRLAEDVEPGIAAKAGLPQHELSPWERVELARNPARPLALDYIEAFIDGFVELHGDRRYGDDGAIVAGLGHFQGQPIAVIAQQKGRTSAERLQRNFGSARPEGYRKAMRIMQLAAKLGHPILTLIDTKGADCLEESEARGISEAIASNQRDMFGLPVPIVSVVIGEGGSGGAIGIGVGDVVLMQENAWYSVIAPESCAAILWRSPERKVEAAEALRLTAKDALELGIVDAVVPEPPGGAHMNEAAAASLLRASLSAAFDSVKELTPEQLMERRYQRFRHMGDPRL, from the coding sequence ATGTCTGCAGACCCGGCCCGCCATGATGATCAGCCCGTGCAGGTAGCCGACCTGTGGGAGGAATGCCCCGGCTGTCATCAGCTCCTCTACACCAAGGAGCTGGAGAAAAACGCCTGGGTGTGCGGCCGCTGCGACTACCATTTCGGTCTGAGCGTGTGGCAGAGGCTGGAGTTGACGGCCGACGAGGGAAGTTTCCGTGAGTGGGACGTCGACCTGCCCATCCACGACCCCTTGCACTTCCCCGAGTATGCAGCAAAGCTGGAAGCCGCCCGCAAGAAGACGGGTATGTCTGAGGCGATCATCACCGGGCGTGCGGAGATCAAGGGCATCCCCGTCGGCCTGGGCATCATGGACCTGAAGTTCATCGGCGGAAGTATGGGCTGGGGAGTGGGAGAGAAGGTCGCCCGCCTCATGGAGCGTGCGGTCGACGAGCGGCTTCCGGTCATCATCTTCAGCGCCTCGGGTGGCGCGAGGATGCAGGAGAGCCTCGTCTCCCTGATGCAGATGGCCAAGACGGCAGGCGCCTGCGGCAAGCTCGCCGAGGCAGGTCTGCCGTATATCAGTGTGCTGACGCACCCGACCTACGGTGGCGTCACTGCCAGCTATGCCTTCCTGGGCGATATTGTCCTGGCCGAGCCCCAGGCGGCTATGGGCTTCGGCGGCCCGCGCGTGATTGAGGTCACCAACATCAAGATGGCGCCGGGTGTCCAGACCGCCGAGTTCCAGTATGAGCACGGAATGCTGGATCTTCTAGTCCCGCGGCCGCAGTTCAAGGACACGCTGGCGCGGATTCTGCAGTGGGCTGTGGGTGCAGACAAGAGTCAGGAAGGCTACGTCGAGACCGGTCCGGCGCAGTTGCGCCTCGCCGAGGATGTGGAGCCGGGCATAGCGGCCAAGGCGGGGCTTCCCCAGCACGAGCTGTCGCCCTGGGAGCGCGTTGAGTTGGCACGAAACCCGGCGCGCCCGCTGGCGCTGGACTACATCGAAGCCTTCATCGACGGCTTCGTCGAGCTTCACGGCGACCGACGCTACGGGGATGACGGAGCTATCGTGGCGGGTCTGGGCCACTTCCAGGGCCAGCCGATTGCCGTCATTGCCCAGCAGAAGGGGCGGACCTCCGCCGAGAGGCTTCAGCGCAACTTCGGGAGCGCTCGGCCCGAGGGCTACCGCAAGGCAATGCGGATCATGCAACTGGCGGCCAAACTCGGGCACCCGATCCTCACCCTCATCGACACCAAGGGTGCCGACTGCCTGGAAGAGTCCGAGGCACGCGGAATCAGCGAGGCCATCGCCTCCAACCAGCGCGACATGTTCGGACTTCCGGTTCCCATCGTCAGCGTTGTGATTGGCGAGGGAGGAAGCGGCGGCGCCATCGGCATCGGCGTCGGCGACGTTGTGCTGATGCAGGAGAACGCGTGGTACTCGGTTATCGCGCCGGAGTCCTGCGCGGCGATCCTGTGGCGGAGTCCGGAGCGCAAGGTGGAGGCTGCTGAGGCTCTGCGACTGACGGCCAAGGATGCCCTGGAGTTGGGGATCGTCGACGCGGTCGTTCCCGAGCCGCCCGGCGGCGCCCACATGAATGAGGCTGCGGCGGCATCCCTGTTGCGGGCTTCGCTGAGCGCCGCCTTCGATAGTGTGAAAGAACTCACCCCGGAGCAGTTGATGGAGCGCCGCTACCAGCGCTTCCGCCACATGGGGGACCCGCGCCTCTAG
- the pheA gene encoding prephenate dehydratase, with product MALNDLRKQIDDIDSEIVRLLGERFRVVAQVREEKAQSDAPIYDPAREAMLLRRICEMRADPLPIPALRAIYQEILSASRAFQALKVAYLGPPLTNSYLAALKQFGTSAYLVPCRTVEDIFDVTERGEAHVGIVPIENSVNGIVAETCDCLVETPLRVCLETYVPIHHALLSKCRLEDVKIVFSHPQVFAQSREWLRDNLPNVEQVASSSTAAAARQASREEYAAAIAPSISAEPYALNILAENIEDRPDNRTRFFVVGQSDSSPSGRDKTSIVFAASHRPGSLHDALSPLDRHGINMTLIQSRPAHAQLWEYVFFVDFLGHVSDPEITQALDDLRQSCLNLKVLGSYPAAE from the coding sequence ATGGCACTCAACGACCTGCGCAAACAGATTGACGATATCGACAGCGAGATAGTACGGCTCCTGGGCGAACGTTTCCGTGTTGTTGCGCAGGTTCGCGAGGAAAAGGCCCAGTCCGACGCCCCGATCTACGATCCTGCCCGGGAGGCCATGTTGCTCCGTCGCATCTGCGAGATGCGCGCCGACCCCTTGCCGATACCGGCCCTGCGCGCGATCTACCAGGAAATCCTGTCGGCCAGCCGAGCCTTCCAGGCGCTCAAGGTCGCCTACCTGGGGCCCCCTCTGACCAACAGCTACCTTGCTGCCCTGAAGCAGTTCGGCACCTCAGCGTACCTCGTACCATGCCGGACTGTCGAGGACATTTTTGACGTGACGGAACGTGGCGAGGCGCATGTAGGCATCGTTCCCATCGAGAACTCGGTCAATGGCATCGTCGCCGAGACCTGCGATTGCCTGGTGGAAACGCCCCTGCGTGTCTGCCTGGAGACCTACGTTCCCATCCACCATGCGCTGCTGTCCAAGTGCCGTCTCGAGGACGTCAAGATCGTCTTCTCGCATCCGCAGGTCTTCGCGCAGTCCAGGGAATGGCTGCGCGACAACCTGCCAAACGTCGAGCAAGTCGCCAGCTCAAGCACCGCAGCAGCGGCCCGGCAGGCTTCACGCGAGGAGTACGCTGCAGCGATTGCCCCTTCCATTTCCGCCGAGCCCTACGCGCTCAACATCCTGGCCGAGAACATCGAGGACCGCCCGGACAACCGCACACGCTTCTTCGTGGTCGGCCAGTCGGATTCGTCGCCCTCGGGTCGTGACAAGACCTCCATCGTCTTCGCTGCCTCGCACCGGCCGGGCTCACTGCACGACGCTCTCAGTCCTCTGGACCGGCATGGCATCAACATGACCCTGATCCAGTCACGACCCGCGCATGCACAACTGTGGGAGTACGTCTTCTTCGTCGACTTCCTGGGCCACGTGTCGGATCCCGAGATCACTCAGGCCCTGGACGACCTGCGCCAGAGCTGCCTCAACCTCAAGGTGCTGGGCAGCTACCCGGCCGCGGAGTAG